In Candidatus Delongbacteria bacterium, a single window of DNA contains:
- a CDS encoding RHS repeat-associated core domain-containing protein, with product GELWIEKEADGFDLLPFKYTGLEFDKESNLYYASKRYFSPKTGIWLSADPAGGELINPNRQGFSIVESTNWYSYCSNNPVNYIDPTGFGTEDPEYKWSGSTTFAFSGTTAVTNNIIINDTSYNLNTKVEKFEAFKRPSLITGAFTMTGTITTTNVTVNDGSESSSDFVHIKVTYQIKDLSIFGMFSGDKTKSFSMVFDDSVYNEINALIKSDILKKIDTNETLDGIITTIAIGKSLFLSPLIDLVTGNALDNAEFNEVSTDEAKQIDKVVDATLTDED from the coding sequence TGGGGAATTATGGATTGAGAAAGAGGCTGATGGTTTTGATTTATTACCATTCAAATACACAGGTTTGGAATTTGATAAAGAGTCTAATCTGTATTATGCGAGCAAAAGATATTTTTCACCAAAAACCGGGATATGGCTGAGCGCTGATCCGGCTGGCGGGGAGTTGATTAATCCGAACAGGCAGGGGTTTTCGATTGTTGAATCAACAAATTGGTATAGTTATTGTTCTAATAATCCGGTGAATTATATTGACCCGACAGGGTTTGGAACAGAAGATCCAGAATATAAATGGTCAGGAAGTACAACATTTGCTTTTTCTGGCACTACGGCTGTTACGAACAATATAATAATTAATGATACAAGTTATAATTTAAATACAAAAGTTGAAAAGTTTGAAGCATTCAAACGCCCCTCACTGATTACCGGAGCATTTACAATGACTGGTACTATTACTACCACGAATGTTACTGTTAATGATGGTAGTGAATCATCAAGTGATTTTGTTCATATAAAGGTTACATATCAAATTAAAGACCTTTCAATCTTTGGAATGTTTAGCGGCGATAAAACAAAAAGCTTTAGTATGGTATTTGATGATTCAGTATACAATGAAATCAACGCATTAATAAAAAGTGATATTTTAAAGAAAATTGACACCAATGAGACATTAGATGGCATTATCACGACTATCGCGATTGGCAAAAGTTTGTTCTTGTCACCTTTGATTGATCTTGTAACAGGTAATGCACTTGATAATGCTGAATTCAATGAGGTGTCGACAGATGAAGCAAAACAAATTGACAAAGTAGTTGATGCAACATT